The Solea solea chromosome 19, fSolSol10.1, whole genome shotgun sequence genome has a window encoding:
- the svopb gene encoding synaptic vesicle 2-related protein, which yields MDHFVSPSSVTYSRWTNPGRRGEVDLTGHSDESQSTDTEICTINSERITQSAPGHDATDTEETFTVEAALDAIGFGIFQWKMSLITGLSWIADAMEMMILSILGPELHCEWRLPSYQTALITSVVFVGMGLSSSAWGNLSDKYGRKTGLLICMSWTLYYGLLSAFTPVYGWLLVLRGLVGFGIGGAPQAVTLYSEFLPAKARGTCIMLIASFWAIGAVFEVLLALWIMPTLGWRWLLGLSTIPMVLFLCFCFWLPESPRFDVLTGKRDKAEATLRSIAKQNGTVMPRGTLIVYKQKNRGRIRDLFTPQYCRTTLLLWFIWFANAFCYYGVILLTTEMFQAGDSCGATQGAKIEPSCSLQCKYLTSADYKDLLWTTLAEFPGLLVIIFAIEYLGRKKSMALCFLMFSLFLLPLYACIGRTALTISIFIARAFIAGGYQVVFVYTPEVFPTENRALAMGVASTMARVGALITPFIAQVMLRSSVNLTLALYCGCSVLAGVASLLLPIETLGRGLQESSVNQEARGQATAVTTEGSQSSKTV from the exons ATGGATCACTTCGTCAGTCCATCGTCGGTCACTTACAGCAGATGGACAAATCCAGGGCgccg GGGCGAGGTGGATCTGACGGGTCACAGCGATGAGTCGCAGTCCACGGACACTGAGATCTGCACCATCAACTCAGAGAGGATCACACAGTCTGCACCGGGCCATGACGCCACTGACACTGAAG AAACCTTCACTGTGGAAGCTGCACTGGACGCCATTGGTTTTGGGATATTCCAGTGGAAGATGTCTCTCATCACTGGACTGTCATGG ATAGCCGACGCCATGGAGATGATGATCCTCAGCATCTTGGGGCCTGAGCTGCACTGTGAGTGGAGGCTGCCCAGCTATCAGACGGCTCTCATCACATCG GTCGTGTTCGTCGGGATGGGCCTCAGCTCATCTGCATGGGGGAATTTGTCTGACAAGTATGGCAGGAAAACT GGTCTGTTAATCTGTATGAGCTGGACTCTGTACTACGGCCTGTTGAGTGCCTTCACTCCAGTGTACGGCTGGCTGCTGGTCTTGCGGGGCCTCGTAGGATTCGGCATCGGAGGAGCGCCGCAGGC GGTGACACTCTACTCAGAGTTTCTCCCAGCGAAGGCAAGAGGTACCTGCATCATGCTGATTGCG tcattCTGGGCAATCGGTGCCGTGTTCGAGGTCCTCCTGGCTCTGTGGATAATGCCCACACTCGGCTGGAGGTGGCTGCTCGGCTTGTCCACTATACCCATGGTCCTCTTTCTCTGCTTTTGCTTT TGGCTGCCGGAGAGTCCTCGCTTTGACGTGCTGACGGGGAAAAGAGACAAAGCTGAGGCGACTTTAAGATCCATCGCCAAACAGAACGGCACGGTCATGCCTCGAGGGACGCTGATCGTCTATAAACAG AAAAACCGTGGACGGATCAGAGACCTCTTCACCCCTCAGTACTGCAGGACCACTCTTCTCCTGTGGTTTATATG GTTTGCAAATGCCTTCTGCTACTACGGGGTCATCCTGTTGACAACTGAAATGTTCCAAGCTGGAGATTCGTGCGGGG CGACCCAGGGGGCCAAGATCGAGCCGAGCTGTAGTCTGCAGTGCAAGTATTTGACATCAGCTGACTACAAAGATCTTTTATGGACGACGCTGGCCGAATTCCCAG GTCTCCTAGTTATCATTTTTGCAATCGAGTATCTCGGCAGGAAGAAGAGCATGGCTCTGTGTTTCCTCATGTTTTCACTCTTCCTCCTGCCCTTATACGCTTGTATTGGAAG GACGGCTCTTACAATCTCCATCTTCATTGCCAGAGCCTTCATCGCTGGAGGATaccaagttgtttttgtttatacaCCAGAG GTGTTTCCCACAGAAAACCGAGCCTTGGCGATGGGGGTTGCCAGCACGATGGCCAGGGTTGGCGCTTTAATCACACCCTTTATAGCACAG GTGATGCTCAGATCATCCGTGAATCTGACACTTGCTCTGTACTGTGGCTGCTCCGTGCTTGCCGGGGTCGCGTCCTTGTTGCTGCCCATCGAGACGTTAGGCCGTGGTCTGCAGGAGTCCAGCGTCAACCAGGAGGCAAGAGGTCAAGCGACCGCCGTGACCACTGAGGGGTCACAGTCCAGCAAAACCGTTTAG